In Camelina sativa cultivar DH55 chromosome 13, Cs, whole genome shotgun sequence, the genomic window ATGTtttgcaagaagaaaaaaaaaacattaggaAATGCCCAAAGTAGAGAGACTATAGGTAAAAAATCAAGTAAAGCAATGCAAGAAAGCAACTCACATTTCGTAATTGACATTCTGAATTATAATGTGAGCTGCCTCCCCAAGATAAATGTGATCTTTTTCAAACGCACGAACAATTGCTTCCCAAACACCCTAAAAAGGAGCAAAGTAAACAGATCACAAAATGTACAACGACAATGAATACAAGTAAAATgcgagacagagacagagacagagacagagtaTTTCTTACAGAAGCACCCGAAAGACGACCAAAGATGTTGCGGCTCTCTGGAGTTGTCTTCAGGAGAATCTCATATATCTTTTTGACCTCCAAGTAACCAATCACTAAAAGCAAAACAACGATCACTTGGATGAGAAAAAACAACAAGTAAACACATTTAAGCCTTTACAAAAAACTCCAAACAAGCTTAATGTGTTTCACAGAGAcccaaatcaaatctctttggcATTTTTCAAAGAAAAGACTAACACTTTAGAGTTCTTAAGTGAGAGGCTGCAaaccaacaaaccaaaattgctaaattgaaaaaaaatcgaaccttCAGGATCTAGGGTTTGAAAGTAAGGATCGATCTCTTTAGGCAAAGAAGAGAACTCTTTTAAGATTTTGACTCTGATGACACCCACCTTCTTCCTCCAATCCGCCGGAATTCTCTTCCGATCCACCAACCATtcttcaaattcaacaaaattgaaaaccaaatcaaGACCATAACCTCCAATAAATCAGACTCGAATTCAAACGTAGAACACGACCGAGAGATTACATTATGTGTAGTACGCAATTGATAATTTCTGCATTACCTCCGAGACGAGAGAAGGTGATGTCAATTGGAAGATTTTGAACATCGTCTTGACTcggcattttttgttttgttttttttttccggtaaACCTGTGATAATAATATCTGGGGAAAGTATCAGCTTTTAAGGTTTTGTTGGAGTCTgctttgcttcttcaacaccGAAGAGAAAAGGAAACGCATAGCTAACCAGTGTCCATCAGATTTACCGATTCCGGTTTATGTTATAACCGAATCAATTTACTCCGGTTCCGGTTatcttaaattaattttgaagacGCCGGTTTCTGAAGGTTTGGACTTTGGTTATTATTATACAAACAATAACCAAACCGCGTTAAGGATAACCAATACCAAAACTAAACCTACACCAATAATAGTGTCCAATGTCCCatccaaacaaaatcaaatggaACAGTTAGTGAATAATAATggaatacaaattttttttaaaaaaatcatatcaatttttGGGTGACTAAAACttgttccatatatatataaatcatttttagTGTTAATTCAATCTAATGTAAGACCAGTTAATGGAtcattaaaaattgaaaaaaaaaaaatcttagaataATGTATCTGATGGAATTGAAAActatatcttaaaatatatatatatatatatatatatatttgaagaatATAGTTGAATAATAGGagaataaaataacaataatttagagaacaaacaaaaaatatttataaaaaaatcatatcaatttttGGGTGACTAAAACttgttccatatatatataaatcatttttagTGTTAATTCAATCTAATGTAAGACCAGTTAATGGAtcattaaaaattgaaaaaaaaaaatcttagaataATGTATCTGATGGAATTGAAAactatatcttaaaaaaaatatatatatatatatttgaagaatATAGTTGAATAATAGGagaataaaataacaataatttagagaacaaacaaaaaatatttatacaagtTTGTTATCATCAATTTctacatagagagagagaggagagagggaTGGAAAAGGACATGTTCTTGACCGCTTTATCAGaatatttttcttggttttatacaacaacaaaaagaaaaaaaaaaacaaagtcgtCTTCTAATATTTTAAGGTAGACGaaacttttacaaaattaagtaaataataagaaccaaaaaaaaaaaaatcaggaaaatAAAGGAGTTTGtcttttgcttctcttctccAAAATCATTCTATTAAGTTTTGAACCCTCTCCACTTCAATCGATATAACCGAccctctccttctcttcttctatctctcCCCTAAAGTAGCTTTAAATGCTCCGTTACATAATCTCTATCTCTTTCCAAGAatatagagaaagaaaagataataatattcaAGAACTACTAAGTTAAtagatatcatcatcatcatctagtgATCAAAACAACCGTCATCATCAAGCTTGCCATCCAGGAGAGAAGAAGACCAACATAAGAGAACATACGAAGATCAAATCTATcatctctcttcatcatcatcatcatcttctgctGTTACTATCACACGCTCAAACATCaatataatcatcatcaaatgCAAGGTCATCACcagaatcatcatcaacacttATCATCAGCATCTGCCACGTCCTCAGCTTCCCATGGAAACttcatgtaaatatatttttattatgtgtaTCTTGATGAGACTTTATAAGTCGtataaaaactttttgaatTGATAATTTCATGATCccactaagttttttttttttttatgtgtgtaCATATGTATGATGAGCAGGAACAAAGATGGGTATGATATTGGAGAGATAGACCCATCACTCTTCCTCTATCTTGATGGACAAGGACATCATGATCCTTCAACAactgcttcttctcctttatctcatcatcatcacacagcTCGTAtgcactctctctcttctttctttttttgggaataggggtttggttttttggtttcagCAGATAAGGAAGATTCCCTTCTAGAGAGNNNNNNNNNNNNNNNNNNNNNNNNNNNNNNNNNNNNNNNNNNNNNNNNNNNNNNNNNNNNNNNNNNNNNNNNNNNNNNNNNNNNNNNNNNNNNNNNNNNNNNNNNNNNNNNNNNNNNNNNNNNNNNNNNNNNNNNNNNNNNNNNNNNNNNNNNNNNNNNNNNNNNNNNNNNNNNNNNNNNNNNNNNNNNNNNNNNNNNNNNNNNNNNNNNNNNNNNNNNNNNNNNNNNNNNNNNNNNNNNNNNNNNNNNNNNNNNNNNNNNNNNNNNNNNNNNNNNNNNNNNNNNNNNNNNNNNNNNNNNNNNNNNNNNNNNNNNNNNNNNNNNNNNNNNNNNNNNNNNNNNNNNNNNNNNNNNNNNNNNNNNNNNNNNNNNNNNNNNNNNNNNNNNNNNNNNNNNNNNNNNNNNNNNNNNNNNNNNNNNNNNNNNNNNNNNNNNNNNNNNNNNNNNNNNNNNNNNNNNNNNNNNNNNNNNNNNNNNNNNNNNNNNNNNNNNNNNNNNNNNNNNNNNNNNNNNNNNNNNNNNNNNNNNNNNNNNNNNNNNNNNNNNNNNNNNNNNNNNNNNNNNNNNNNNNNNNNNNNNNNNNNNNNNNNNNNNNNNNNNNNNNNNNNNNNNNNNNNNNNNNNNNNNNNNNNNNNNNNNNNNNNNNNNNNNNNNNNNNNNNNNNNNNNNNNNNNNNNNNNNNNNNNNNNNNNNNNNNNNNNNNNNNNNNNNNNNNNNNatagagaaagaaaagataataatattcaAGAACTACTAAGTTAAtagatatcatcatcatcatctagtgATCAAAACAACCGTCATCATCAAGCTTGCCATCCAGGAGAGAAGAAGACCAACATAAGAGAACATACGAAGATCAAATCTATcatctctcttcatcatcatcatcatcttctgctGTTACTATCACACGCTCAAACATCaatataatcatcatcaaatgCAAGGTCATCACcagaatcatcatcaacacttATCATCAGCATCTGCCACGTCCTCAGCTTCCCATGGAAACttcatgtaaatatatttttattatgtgtaTCTTGATGAGACTTTATAAGTCGtataaaaactttttgaatTGATAATTTCATGATCccactaagttttttttttttttatgtgtgtaCATATGTATGATGAGCAGGAACAAAGATGGGTATGATATTGGAGAGATAGACCCATCACTCTTCCTCTATCTTGATGGACAAGGACATCATGATCCTTCAACAactgcttcttctcctttatctcatcatcatcacacagcTCGTAtgcactctctctcttctttctttttttgggaataggggtttggttttttggtttcagCAGATAAGGAAGATTCccttctagagagagagaaagagagaaagagagagtcacAGCAAAAGCATGCCCAACAGATTTCAATCTTTCTTCTGCCATCAGTACTCTACTTTCAGCTTTGACCAGATCCTctctatctttttctcttttcagacATCAAATCTTCCTTACACTTctaaactctcttcttctttaaaaacccttttctctttcttgttttctaaTTAGAACTAGTCCACTCACATGTTTATAACTTGTTATAACCAGACCACTTCCAAAACATCCCATGACGACTCATCTATATATGAATCTTTAATTATGGCAGAGAATTTGGCGATGAGACCTCCAACATCGACGCTCAACATCTTCCCATCTCAGCCGATGCACATAGAGCCACCTCCTTCTTCTACACCCAATGTAATAATTtactttataatatttctatatatatgccTATTTTAGTTGGTTTCtgtttctaatttaatataatgtcAGCGCAACTACTAGCTGTTTCATATAATATCAAGTCAGACCAATTATTATACGtttctcatttttctaattAGTAGtgatgatttgattgttttcgtctttttttttttatatgttgtgTTTGGTAAGACCGATAATGCAAGATTAGTTCCGGCTGCTCAACCTAGTGGTTCGCTTCGACCATCTTTTGAGCCGTCCATGGACTTGACCAATCATTCTCAGTTTCAACCTCCTCAAGCTTCTAAATCCATCAAGGTCTCTatctattaatattttaaaaatattttaattaattgctTTGTCAAACTAGAAAACGAATATAGTTTTAGACTTGTTgtagtttttaatatgttaatgtATCATTTCGAAATGTTATGGCAGAAGGAAGGGAACCGCAAGGGTCCTGCCTCATCGGACCATGACATACCGAAATCGTCAGACCCTAAAGTGAGTGTTCATACAACTGcaaagataagatttttttgtttttactttttggtgtttcatattttttttattaatttaatttctcaacAGACATTGAGAAGACTAGCACAAAACAGAGAAGCAGCAAGAAAAAGTAGATTACGTAAAAAGGTCagcatttatatatttcaatatgtaagttgcaaatatatatatatatatagttttatatccaaattttttataacGTTATTTACTTTGGTAAATTATGCCAGGCTTACGTTCAGCAACTCGAGTCATGTAGGATCAAACTGACCCAACTAGAACAAGAGATTCAACGGGCCAGATCCCAAGTAAATATTTTGACCTGTCTTTTCAtgtattatagtatatatatacttcatgCACACCTAAAGTCTAAAATGTACCAATTTGATTTCCGATGGTTAGGGCGTATTCTTTGGAGGGTCTCTTATAGGAGATCAACATCAAGGTGGACTACCAATTGGCCCTGGCAACGTCAGCTCCGGTACGTTAATAGTTTCCTATATACATGTGATGATGACTCAAAAACTGTAAATTTcgaacccccaaaaaaaaatagatattgaGTAAATGCAATGTGAAGCAGAAGCAGCGGTGTTCGATATGGAATATGCAAGGTGGCTGGAGGAGCAACAGAGGCTGTTAACCGAACTGAGGGTGGCGACACAAGAGCACTTGGCCGAGAACGAGCTTAGGATGTTTGT contains:
- the LOC104734696 gene encoding transcription factor TGA2.2-like isoform X5 produces the protein MQGHHQNHHQHLSSASATSSASHGNFMNKDGYDIGEIDPSLFLYLDGQGHHDPSTTASSPLSHHHHTAQNLAMRPPTSTLNIFPSQPMHIEPPPSSTPNTDNARLVPAAQPSGSLRPSFEPSMDLTNHSQFQPPQASKSIKTLRRLAQNREAARKSRLRKKAYVQQLESCRIKLTQLEQEIQRARSQGVFFGGSLIGDQHQGGLPIGPGNVSSAEAAVFDMEYARWLEEQQRLLTELRVATQEHLAENELRMFVDACLAHYDHLINLKAMVAKTDVFHLISGAWKTPAERCFLWMGGFRPSEIIKVIVNQIEPLTEQQIVGICGLQQSTQEAEEALSQGLEALNQSLSDSIVSDSLPPASAPLPPHLSNFMSHMSLALNKLSALESFVLQADNLRHQTIHRLNQLLTTRQEARCLLAVAEYFHRLQALSSLWLARPRQDG
- the LOC104734696 gene encoding transcription factor TGA2.2-like isoform X4, which gives rise to MQGHHQNHHQHLSSASATSSASHGNFMNKDGYDIGEIDPSLFLYLDGQGHHDPSTTASSPLSHHHHTAQNLAMRPPTSTLNIFPSQPMHIEPPPSSTPNTDNARLVPAAQPSGSLRPSFEPSMDLTNHSQFQPPQASKSIKEGNRKGPASSDHDIPKSSDPKTLRRLAQNREAARKSRLRKKAYVQQLESCRIKLTQLEQEIQRARSQGVFFGGSLIGDQHQGGLPIGPGNVSSAEAAVFDMEYARWLEEQQRLLTELRVATQEHLAENELRMFVDACLAHYDHLINLKAMVAKTDVFHLISGAWKTPAERCFLWMGGFRPSEIIKVIVNQIEPLTEQQIVGICGLQQSTQEAEEALSQGLEALNQSLSDSIVSDSLPPASAPLPPHLSNFMSHMSLALNKLSALESFVLQADNLRHQTIHRLNQLLTTRQEARCLLAVAEYFHRLQALSSLWLARPRQDG
- the LOC104734696 gene encoding transcription factor TGA2.2-like isoform X3 codes for the protein MQGHHQNHHQHLSSASATSSASHGNFMNKDGYDIGEIDPSLFLYLDGQGHHDPSTTASSPLSHHHHTAQNLAMRPPTSTLNIFPSQPMHIEPPPSSTPNTDNARLVPAAQPSGSLRPSFEPSMDLTNHSQFQPPQASKSIKKEGNRKGPASSDHDIPKSSDPKTLRRLAQNREAARKSRLRKKAYVQQLESCRIKLTQLEQEIQRARSQGVFFGGSLIGDQHQGGLPIGPGNVSSEAAVFDMEYARWLEEQQRLLTELRVATQEHLAENELRMFVDACLAHYDHLINLKAMVAKTDVFHLISGAWKTPAERCFLWMGGFRPSEIIKVIVNQIEPLTEQQIVGICGLQQSTQEAEEALSQGLEALNQSLSDSIVSDSLPPASAPLPPHLSNFMSHMSLALNKLSALESFVLQADNLRHQTIHRLNQLLTTRQEARCLLAVAEYFHRLQALSSLWLARPRQDG
- the LOC104734696 gene encoding transcription factor TGA2.2-like isoform X1, giving the protein MQGHHQNHHQHLSSASATSSASHGNFMNKDGYDIGEIDPSLFLYLDGQGHHDPSTTASSPLSHHHHTAQNLAMRPPTSTLNIFPSQPMHIEPPPSSTPNTDNARLVPAAQPSGSLRPSFEPSMDLTNHSQFQPPQASKSIKKEGNRKGPASSDHDIPKSSDPKTLRRLAQNREAARKSRLRKKAYVQQLESCRIKLTQLEQEIQRARSQGVFFGGSLIGDQHQGGLPIGPGNVSSAEAAVFDMEYARWLEEQQRLLTELRVATQEHLAENELRMFVDACLAHYDHLINLKAMVAKTDVFHLISGAWKTPAERCFLWMGGFRPSEIIKVIVNQIEPLTEQQIVGICGLQQSTQEAEEALSQGLEALNQSLSDSIVSDSLPPASAPLPPHLSNFMSHMSLALNKLSALESFVLQADNLRHQTIHRLNQLLTTRQEARCLLAVAEYFHRLQALSSLWLARPRQDG